The genomic DNA GAGTTCACGGCACATCTACGGTTTATAGGTATGATATTATAGtctattaaattcaatttttaaggCGTATGAAAGTTCTTTCCACTTATTGCACTTATCGATACTAAATAAAGAGACGGGTTAACCCTACTAAGTTTGGGGTTTTCCTCGATATATTTACGGACTATCTGCTGTATTTGTATCGATAAACATAgtatgccaaaaataaatagttCATAAAATGGACGAATTGCTAAATgttaaaataaaaagtgaaaatgggAGCCAGATGGACGACAAACCGAGTACCCCGCTTCAACAGCTCGACGAGAACGAAGATACGCCGCTGCGCGATGATGTGAACGCTTCCCCAGACCCCCCCGGCTTCTTGGCCACTGGCAATGGGCATGGATGGGaaagcgacgacgacgatgtaGGGATCCCATCCATTCCTCGCACTCCACGTAGTGAGCTTACAGTGCCAAATAGTCCAACTATCGCCATCAAAACAGAGCCGGAGACTCCAGTTCTCAAGACAGAAcgggatgctgctgcaggcaaCGCTGAACCTGATACATCATTCCTGGACAAGCTATTCGATGATTTAGACGAGATTAAAGCTAGCTTGGTTGGTATTCCGAGTGTTTTCAGCAAAAGGGAGGATATGAACGACATGGACTTGGAACCGCCCCAAGCAGTTGTGAAGGTTGAGGAGCCTGAATGTACAGAAACCCTGGAGGAACTTGAAGCGATCCGCAAAGCGCGTGAGAAGGAGTTGCAAGAGTTAGAAGATAAACACGAGGCGGAAGATACGCATACGAAGAAGAAGAGGAAGAGAAACCGCAAGAGGGATTACTATGGAAACATTTCGATCGATGAtaatcaaaaagaaaataagcaAACCTCACAGGACAGTAAACTGACAAGCGAAGACCACCAATGGGACAATAGGCGCCAGCGCGCAGCGCGCCACCACGAGAACAGTCAAAGCTACAAAATACGTCACCACGAGGATAACCAAAGAGATAACCGCACACGCGAGGATAATCAAAGGGACAGTAGACGCGATTATGAAGCTAAATACAGCGACAATAGAGGCCACCGTGAGCATAGTCAAAGGGACCGTAAACGCCGAAGCGAGGAACATCAAAGGGACAGTAAGCGCCCCCGCGAAGATTATCAAAGAGACAATAGACGCTCACGCGAAGCTAACGAGACTGAATTTCAAGGCCATCGTGATGCCACGATAAGAGTAACTGCATCTAATGGCATGCCGCGGATTGCCGTCATCAAATTGGAGCCGATGGCCACTGCAGATTCGGCTGAGGAGTGGATCTATGTTCGAGACGACGAGAGACAGATCAAAGTTGTGAATCCAGATAAGTTGTTCCAGCCAGAGCAGGGTGAGGGCgttgcggcggcggcagtgaaACCAGAGCCAGCACCAGAGACGCTGACAAAACGAGAAAAGATCAACTTGGCCGTAGGCCGGGCCAAGAAAGTGCTCGAGCTCTACGagcgaaagaaaacaaacGTCCAGGAAGACGAGTTCCTTATGGTGAACACCATACACAAAGTGCCCAAAAGCAACTCCTTTATGACACAAGAGGAGTTCGAGAATCCCTCGCCGATATGCAATAACCAAAATGTGATATATGAGTTCAATTCGACGCCAGGAACACGGATTGATTTGGCTAAATGGGGATTGGAAACTGTGCCCAATAGCACCAGGGAATTGCTCCGGCTGCTGTCCTTCGATGTGGATCATCTGAAACAGGATCGGCTCAAGGCACAGCCCAGCCAGCGCATTCTCAAGCTGAAACAGGAGCAGCTCTTCAATGCACCATCCGAGCCGGAGGAATGCGACCCAGCGTCCCTTCTAAGAACTACCTCAACCCAAACAGACCGCAGGACACACACGGAAAGCGTTGGCACTCAGGTCAATCTACAGGGCCAGTCAACAGGGGTCTACTGGCAGGATCCCGACATTGACAAGACCTTGTTGACGACGGACCAACAAAATTTGACACTTACTCTTCAAAAGATCACTCGCAACCTGCCATCTCCCGCATTGGCTGAGAAAATGCTGATTGTGCTTCAATCTGTTCTGCATATACAACGCGAATTTTACCAACGCTAAATTAAGCAATGATTCTCATTTCATTCTTTGTATAATTCGAAATTCGTACATagagaaaccaaaaatatatttaacatcGAAGTGCCTACTCTTACTGGATGCATTCCACATGCAGAATCTCTCACTATTTTCTCATCAGATTACAATtaataaatacacataaacGACACACAAATATAACAATAATTATTGCAAGCAACTTGTCTTTTGCTAGGAGTACATCTATTTTTGGGGAACCACAACACTCGAGTTCCAGCCAACTTCAATTGGTAGTTATTAgctagttagttagttagctTATTTAAGACTGTTCGTAAACCTAAATTGGCTGCCACTAGGCGGCTGTTATCAGATTGTATCATTTGCGCGCTGTAAACACGAACGGTGCCgcttcatcctcctcctgttGCTCCAGCAGTGTGGTCCGTATCGTAGTCCTGCGCTCTTGTGCCTCCACATCGTCATAGTCcaccgaggaggagcgcagcagctggaactgTGAGTTGGAATCGTTCCTGGTAATTATCAACGATGCGGGCCGGGGTCCTTAAATGCAACATTGATTGGATTATTAGTTGGAAACTTTTGTTTAATCGATTAATCTATTACCTGCTGGTGGCTTTGTGGTTAGCCGCACCTTACTTCCAGCTCCCTCGGAGATATATTCAACATTCGTTGCAGACTttacattgttgttgttattgttgctgttgctcgtCGATTGTTGAATCGATACGCGCTTGTCACCCTTGACACTGCCCTGCTGCTTCAGTATGGAATCCCGACCCGGTGGCTGcacctgcggctgctgctgctgttgttgttgatgttgctgctgatgcgtgTACATGGCCGAGGCTGAGGTTAGCAATGCAGTCGTCATTGCAGGCCCACAACCCGTGGGTGTGTCATGCTCTAAAAGATCATAGATCGGATAGGGTAAGGTGAGGTGGTTTATCAAGGGGGATAATCAGGGATCCACTGCAGAACCACAGAACCATTTTAAGAAGTATTTTGCAACATCGAACATCGAACTGAACAAAGAGGTTAAGAGGCggtaaataaacacacacacaaatacgtAGAGAATGGGAAAAGCGGAATAAAATGCAAGTGGTAGAGAGTTGTTCATAAGATTATCATTTATTTGATCCTTTCGCTGGGTGGGTGTCTCCGTGGGGGTAGACTTAGTTGTGTCTTAGTTCGGGTTAGTTATTAGTTGAAAGTTGTGgaagggtgtgtgtgtgtgtgtgtgtgtgtgtgtgggtttgcgTGTTCACAATTTTAAATGTCTTTTGGCCaatgattaaacaaattcaaCTAATCGTGTTCGTATATAACAATTGGAATGAATTAGCAATCGTCGCACACTGTCAAATTTTAGTACTTTAGATAGATAAATAGATAATACTGTCCATAATGTAGAAATCCAAGccaaagtaaaagtaaaagttaatCAAACAAAGGCTTAAACGAATGTTAACTAGATGATAAATGGGTTTTGGTCTGTTCTGCTTTGGTCTCTAACAGGATTCATTGACATTTGGTCCAATCTTAAAATGGTTTTTCCCATTGTCAGACTATTTGTTAAGTTAGTTAAGTTTCAGTTATCAGACGAATGGAAATGGCTGGTTCTCTCACAGCTTTGTATCGTCGTAGTGCTGCTCCCCCGAGGAGCCATTGGGTATGACCACcaccaggggcaggggcatagAGCTGGGCTCATTCAGCGTTAGCCGCTCGCTGCTAATGGAGATTTGTCGTGCCGCAGAACGATGCATTTCATAGATGCCGCCACCAACAGAGTCAACATGCATAAGATCGAAGGTGCTACTGCAATACTCGTTACCGTTCCCAGCGCCCGCCATACCGCCGAGACTCTGGAGGGAATGGGAGCTGGCGCTGCGATTGTAATCAGCATGCAAATACGAGCCCGGCACCGCattcgtgttgttgttgttgttctgacTCTTGGCATGGTGCTGCAGGATGCTGGTCAGCTTCAGCTCGTCGCAGGGCGAGCCGAACTCGGAGGATTCGCGTATGGGTGCCAATTGCAGTTGTGAGGCTGTAGCTAACATCTCACCTGTGGGACTGGGTCGCTCACTGCTGGCCACGTCCTCGTATGCCTCCTCATTAAGCGTTTGCAAAGTGCCGCAAATCATTTGCTCCTCCAGCGTGACCTGTGAACAAGCAAAAAGTGGCATTAGTGGACGGAGTACAGCAGCCGTTTGAGTTGGGGAGTGTCATGGAGGCAAGCTTTGGTTGGAATTTTGAATCTGTTTGAGTCTGTTGCGGTGTCTGCTTTACCTGGAGATACTCGTAGTCGTGCACTTTCGACTGCATTTCGTTTTGGTTAGTTAGAGAATGGTCAGAATAAGAATAGATCAAAGCACATGAGTTAGAGCGAATCGTGGCACATCCATGATCGATCTTTAAAGATGCCCTGCAGCTGGCTCCCTTCTTACCTGCTTCTCCATGTGACTGGCCGAGTTCTTGCGCGACAGGGACTCGCGTGGCGGCATTAGAGCATCAGTCACGTCCTTGATCATGGGCGCACTCACTGGCGGCGCTTCCACAGCGGGTACTTGCGGCTGCGGGCGATTCTGCTTCCTCGGCTGTCGCTCGCATTCCCTCAGCGTTGTGATCAGCAGGCGAAACAGCTCCCAGTGGCCAAAGCTCAGGCCCAAAACCTGCAAAAAATTAGTCATGAAACAGgtgcaaaaaaggaaatttgAAAGATTTGATCTACCGATTTGAGATCTGGCATATCGCAGTGCTTCAGCACACGACCATTGATGGCATTATCACGTAGCACTGGCGACAGCTTCGGCATGGCCGGCTTCATATCATCAATGCGCTCCAGCAGGCTGATGACACCCTCCACTGTCAGATCCGTGAGCCTCGTCTGCAGTATGTCCTCCTGTATACATTTAAAGATTATTTCCATTCGAAGAACTCAACCCGCCACAACACTCACGCCAAAGGAATCACTGGGCGAGGCAATCAGCGGCGATACGGGCTCCGTGCTGGAGCTGAGGTTCCTCGATCGCATCTCGTTGGGCACAAAATCATTCTGGAACATTTGATAGGGCGGATAGGGGTGTGGCTGCGGCGAAGGCACATACGTCGTGGGCGCTGGCTGTTGTCGCATTTGATTGTATACGCTCGGCCTGGTTTGGATTACAAGCGAGCCCTCATCCTCAATCGTCTGCTGATCCTCTGTGGAAGAGAGTTAGAACAGTTAATGGGGGTTCACCTGACTCTGGTTGCGCCACTTACCCTTTAGAACCTTTCTTAAATACGGATCCAGATTGATGGTAAAGGGCAGAAAGATGCGCAGATCCGCCACAAGTAAATCCGATTTGTGTAGCTGCAGGAAAGCATCCAGCTTCCGCTCGTCCCTGTCCAGTTCCAGAAGCGGTGCAGCCTCTCGTAAATACCCAAGCTTGGGACGCAGTCTacggaaagagagagagaaatgtaaGTAAGCGAAGAAGTAACCTTGGAGCAACTCTCACTTTTCGTATACGCTCTGCAGGGAGACATTCTCATCCGCATTGGTGTCCATGAACTGGTCGTGATGGAGCACTATCATGCTGGCCCTCAGGGGCCACTGTTCCGTCAGGTTGATCCACGAGCTGAGGCGGTACCAGCTGAAGTCAATCTGGAAGGCCTTCAGCAGGCGCACCGTAATGTAGATGACGTTCATCAGACGCCGTATGCTGCGCGGATTCACATCACTGAAGTAGTCATCGGTGAGCACAATCCGCGAGAGATCGAGCACACCTTGGGGATTCTGACCCAGGCGATGCAGATTAGAGCCCGTCGAGCTGGCCACCGACTCGGAGAGACGCAGCTTTTTGCCTGCACCGCCTGCCCTTGCCGGGCCACGCAGCTTCTCCTGGCTGGAAATGATCTCCGAGGCATTGGACAAACGTCGCGCGGACACTGAGTGTCCCAGCGTGGGTCCATCTTCGTTCTGGTAttcaccgccaccgccgctccGCTTGAACAGCAGCGCCGTCATCTGTGCCCGCTGCACCTTCCGCAGTCCAGAGTTCTGCAGGTAGACGGGCAGGTGGACCAGATTCCGCAGGAAGTCGTGGCCCCCGATGCCGCCCTCGGTGAACAGGCGTCGGCTATTGGCCTCCGCCGCCTTGGCAATCACATGGGGATCCACCGAGATGAGCAGCACAAACGGACGGTTCGGCGAGGAGAGCAGCGTCTGGACGGCGTTCAGCAGGGTGAGGATGCGCTCGGTGTCGCACGAGTCCAGAGCATCGATGACGCCGACCAGGCGGCTCTGCTGATTGGTGAAAGAGTCCAGGCACTTGACCATGTCCGTCATCACCGACACCTCGGCCCCGAGCATCGTCAGTGGTGCCGTTTCGCTGGAGTGCACCGCTCGCTTCAGCTGTCGGATGTGGGAGGTGAAGAGGGCGACGCATACCTTGGCCAGGACGTGCAGGTGCGTGCAGATGAGCGTGCCCAGGATGGCGGCGACCACATAGAGCACCACTTGAATCTGTTCCCGCTCCTTGGCATTGGCGTACGTGAAGTAGGCGACCATTAGGGAGATGCCAGTGACCAGGGTAATCAGCGCCAGCTCGAAGATCATAACGATGGGAATGCAGCACATGCGACGCCAGCGCCAGCCCACGTCCGACTTGAGGCACTTGGGACGGAAGGCACGATACAGGCGGGTGGCCAGCCAGCCGTAGTGCGACTCCATGGCCCCCAGTAGGGCCGCCAGCATATGGGCCACCGCACCGTCACCTGTCGGCGATGCGCTGTTCGCCTCCGCAAAGTGAAAGCGCACCGGCTTGGCCTGGGAATCGGACTGGGGGCCAGGCGGATGGCAGAAGGCCACCTGCAGGATGAGGCGCAGTCGTGTCATCCTCTTCTCCAGGCCATGCTGCACGGAGTAGGCCCAGAGCATGTCCATCTGGTAGTTGCAATACTTcacagctgccagcagcaggtagGTCACCAGCATGAAGCCCGCGGCGGAGGAGACGCCCCAAACAGTCGACCAGGTGCTCAGACCCACAATGGTGCCGATGAGCAGCGCCACGTGCAGGCAGACGATGAACAGAAGGCCGCTGGTCTTGGCCGGTGGCTCGGCCCACTGCTTGGCAAAGTTGTTCATCTCGTCGCGCAGTTTGTTCAGCAGGAAACTCTTGCCGCTGCCCCACTTGGCGTACAGTCCGACGGTGATGGGCGTCGTCAGTGTGGGCTCGCTGAGCACATCCGCCAGGGCCGAGGAGTACAGCTCGTAGCCCAGCATGCCCTCGGAGTCCTCGTTGGTGTTGAGACGCCTGGCGCCAAACACCTGGCCGAGTATCGTCTTCTGGTGCAGGGTGTCGATGTTGTAGGGCGTCTCGCCCGCCTTGTTCGCCCTATACAGGAGCTGGCTGTGCTTGGGATTGCGCAGGAGCGCCTCGACTATCGCCTTGCTGCGCGCACGCATGGCTATGTGCAGGCAGGTGTCGCCGCGCTTATCGGCGGCCGTCACCTTGGCCTTGCGATCGAGCAGCATGTGGACTATCTCCAGATTGCGATTGCGCACGGCCCGCATGAGTGGTGTGTCGCCGTCTTTGGTTGATGACTCCAGGTCGGGGTTTGTGGATAGCAGCAGCTTCACAATCTGGACGTGACCCTTTTCCACGGCCGTGTAAATAGCCGTCTTGCGGTCCTTGCCCTGAATATCCACATCCGCGTGCTTCTTCAGCAGCGCCTCCGCAACTGTGCGATGGCCAGCCTTGACGGCGTGAATAAGCGGC from Drosophila subobscura isolate 14011-0131.10 chromosome E, UCBerk_Dsub_1.0, whole genome shotgun sequence includes the following:
- the LOC117892170 gene encoding kinase D-interacting substrate of 220 kDa isoform X6, whose product is MGSLGHRALLQFIDNNDISGLRAILDSRHLNIDDRDENATTVLMVVAGRGLTAFVREFLARGADVQAEDLDNWTALLCASRNGHFDVVQLLLDHGAEVEHRDMGGWTSLMWAAYRGHTELVRLLLEKGADGNAHGNYHLGALLWAAGRGFKDIVELLVQRGAKVNVGDKYGTTALVWACRRGNVEIVDTLLKAGANVDTAGMYSWTPLLVAAAGGHTDCVSSILEKKPNVNALDKDGMTALCIASREGFQDIAASLIAAGAYINIQDRGADTPLIHAVKAGHRTVAEALLKKHADVDIQGKDRKTAIYTAVEKGHVQIVKLLLSTNPDLESSTKDGDTPLMRAVRNRNLEIVHMLLDRKAKVTAADKRGDTCLHIAMRARSKAIVEALLRNPKHSQLLYRANKAGETPYNIDTLHQKTILGQVFGARRLNTNEDSEGMLGYELYSSALADVLSEPTLTTPITVGLYAKWGSGKSFLLNKLRDEMNNFAKQWAEPPAKTSGLLFIVCLHVALLIGTIVGLSTWSTVWGVSSAAGFMLVTYLLLAAVKYCNYQMDMLWAYSVQHGLEKRMTRLRLILQVAFCHPPGPQSDSQAKPVRFHFAEANSASPTGDGAVAHMLAALLGAMESHYGWLATRLYRAFRPKCLKSDVGWRWRRMCCIPIVMIFELALITLVTGISLMVAYFTYANAKEREQIQVVLYVVAAILGTLICTHLHVLAKVCVALFTSHIRQLKRAVHSSETAPLTMLGAEVSVMTDMVKCLDSFTNQQSRLVGVIDALDSCDTERILTLLNAVQTLLSSPNRPFVLLISVDPHVIAKAAEANSRRLFTEGGIGGHDFLRNLVHLPVYLQNSGLRKVQRAQMTALLFKRSGGGGEYQNEDGPTLGHSVSARRLSNASEIISSQEKLRGPARAGGAGKKLRLSESVASSTGSNLHRLGQNPQGVLDLSRIVLTDDYFSDVNPRSIRRLMNVIYITVRLLKAFQIDFSWYRLSSWINLTEQWPLRASMIVLHHDQFMDTNADENVSLQSVYEKLRPKLGYLREAAPLLELDRDERKLDAFLQLHKSDLLVADLRIFLPFTINLDPYLRKVLKEDQQTIEDEGSLVIQTRPSVYNQMRQQPAPTTYVPSPQPHPYPPYQMFQNDFVPNEMRSRNLSSSTEPVSPLIASPSDSFGEDILQTRLTDLTVEGVISLLERIDDMKPAMPKLSPVLRDNAINGRVLKHCDMPDLKSVLGLSFGHWELFRLLITTLRECERQPRKQNRPQPQVPAVEAPPVSAPMIKDVTDALMPPRESLSRKNSASHMEKQSKVHDYEYLQVTLEEQMICGTLQTLNEEAYEDVASSERPSPTGEMLATASQLQLAPIRESSEFGSPCDELKLTSILQHHAKSQNNNNNTNAVPGSYLHADYNRSASSHSLQSLGGMAGAGNEHDTPTGCGPAMTTALLTSASAMYTHQQQHQQQQQQQPQVQPPGRDSILKQQGSVKGDKRVSIQQSTSNSNNNNNNVKSATNVEYISEGAGSKVRLTTKPPAGPRPASLIITRNDSNSQFQLLRSSSVDYDDVEAQERRTTIRTTLLEQQEEDEAAPFVFTARK
- the LOC117892170 gene encoding kinase D-interacting substrate of 220 kDa isoform X1, whose translation is MGSLGHRALLQFIDNNDISGLRAILDSRHLNIDDRDENATTVLMVVAGRGLTAFVREFLARGADVQAEDLDNWTALLCASRNGHFDVVQLLLDHGAEVEHRDMGGWTSLMWAAYRGHTELVRLLLEKGADGNAHGNYHLGALLWAAGRGFKDIVELLVQRGAKVNVGDKYGTTALVWACRRGNVEIVDTLLKAGANVDTAGMYSWTPLLVAAAGGHTDCVSSILEKKPNVNALDKDGMTALCIASREGFQDIAASLIAAGAYINIQDRGADTPLIHAVKAGHRTVAEALLKKHADVDIQGKDRKTAIYTAVEKGHVQIVKLLLSTNPDLESSTKDGDTPLMRAVRNRNLEIVHMLLDRKAKVTAADKRGDTCLHIAMRARSKAIVEALLRNPKHSQLLYRANKAGETPYNIDTLHQKTILGQVFGARRLNTNEDSEGMLGYELYSSALADVLSEPTLTTPITVGLYAKWGSGKSFLLNKLRDEMNNFAKQWAEPPAKTSGLLFIVCLHVALLIGTIVGLSTWSTVWGVSSAAGFMLVTYLLLAAVKYCNYQMDMLWAYSVQHGLEKRMTRLRLILQVAFCHPPGPQSDSQAKPVRFHFAEANSASPTGDGAVAHMLAALLGAMESHYGWLATRLYRAFRPKCLKSDVGWRWRRMCCIPIVMIFELALITLVTGISLMVAYFTYANAKEREQIQVVLYVVAAILGTLICTHLHVLAKVCVALFTSHIRQLKRAVHSSETAPLTMLGAEVSVMTDMVKCLDSFTNQQSRLVGVIDALDSCDTERILTLLNAVQTLLSSPNRPFVLLISVDPHVIAKAAEANSRRLFTEGGIGGHDFLRNLVHLPVYLQNSGLRKVQRAQMTALLFKRSGGGGEYQNEDGPTLGHSVSARRLSNASEIISSQEKLRGPARAGGAGKKLRLSESVASSTGSNLHRLGQNPQGVLDLSRIVLTDDYFSDVNPRSIRRLMNVIYITVRLLKAFQIDFSWYRLSSWINLTEQWPLRASMIVLHHDQFMDTNADENVSLQSVYEKLRPKLGYLREAAPLLELDRDERKLDAFLQLHKSDLLVADLRIFLPFTINLDPYLRKVLKEDQQTIEDEGSLVIQTRPSVYNQMRQQPAPTTYVPSPQPHPYPPYQMFQNDFVPNEMRSRNLSSSTEPVSPLIASPSDSFGEDILQTRLTDLTVEGVISLLERIDDMKPAMPKLSPVLRDNAINGRVLKHCDMPDLKSVLGLSFGHWELFRLLITTLRECERQPRKQNRPQPQVPAVEAPPVSAPMIKDVTDALMPPRESLSRKNSASHMEKQVTLEEQMICGTLQTLNEEAYEDVASSERPSPTGEMLATASQLQLAPIRESSEFGSPCDELKLTSILQHHAKSQNNNNNTNAVPGSYLHADYNRSASSHSLQSLGGMAGAGNEHDTPTGCGPAMTTALLTSASAMYTHQQQHQQQQQQQPQVQPPGRDSILKQQGSVKGDKRVSIQQSTSNSNNNNNNVKSATNVEYISEGAGSKVRLTTKPPAGPRPASLIITRNDSNSQFQLLRSSSVDYDDVEAQERRTTIRTTLLEQQEEDEAAPFVFTARK
- the LOC117892170 gene encoding kinase D-interacting substrate of 220 kDa isoform X8, giving the protein MKLSKSFDELILSASRLSLNNLRSPGKKKSKNNINRYGESMGSLGHRALLQFIDNNDISGLRAILDSRHLNIDDRDENATTVLMVVAGRGLTAFVREFLARGADVQAEDLDNWTALLCASRNGHFDVVQLLLDHGAEVEHRDMGGWTSLMWAAYRGHTELVRLLLEKGADGNAHGNYHLGALLWAAGRGFKDIVELLVQRGAKVNVGDKYGTTALVWACRRGNVEIVDTLLKAGANVDTAGMYSWTPLLVAAAGGHTDCVSSILEKKPNVNALDKDGMTALCIASREGFQDIAASLIAAGAYINIQDRGADTPLIHAVKAGHRTVAEALLKKHADVDIQGKDRKTAIYTAVEKGHVQIVKLLLSTNPDLESSTKDGDTPLMRAVRNRNLEIVHMLLDRKAKVTAADKRGDTCLHIAMRARSKAIVEALLRNPKHSQLLYRANKAGETPYNIDTLHQKTILGQVFGARRLNTNEDSEGMLGYELYSSALADVLSEPTLTTPITVGLYAKWGSGKSFLLNKLRDEMNNFAKQWAEPPAKTSGLLFIVCLHVALLIGTIVGLSTWSTVWGVSSAAGFMLVTYLLLAAVKYCNYQMDMLWAYSVQHGLEKRMTRLRLILQVAFCHPPGPQSDSQAKPVRFHFAEANSASPTGDGAVAHMLAALLGAMESHYGWLATRLYRAFRPKCLKSDVGWRWRRMCCIPIVMIFELALITLVTGISLMVAYFTYANAKEREQIQVVLYVVAAILGTLICTHLHVLAKVCVALFTSHIRQLKRAVHSSETAPLTMLGAEVSVMTDMVKCLDSFTNQQSRLVGVIDALDSCDTERILTLLNAVQTLLSSPNRPFVLLISVDPHVIAKAAEANSRRLFTEGGIGGHDFLRNLVHLPVYLQNSGLRKVQRAQMTALLFKRSGGGGEYQNEDGPTLGHSVSARRLSNASEIISSQEKLRGPARAGGAGKKLRLSESVASSTGSNLHRLGQNPQGVLDLSRIVLTDDYFSDVNPRSIRRLMNVIYITVRLLKAFQIDFSWYRLSSWINLTEQWPLRASMIVLHHDQFMDTNADENVSLQSVYEKLRPKLGYLREAAPLLELDRDERKLDAFLQLHKSDLLVADLRIFLPFTINLDPYLRKVLKEDQQTIEDEGSLVIQTRPSVYNQMRQQPAPTTYVPSPQPHPYPPYQMFQNDFVPNEMRSRNLSSSTEPVSPLIASPSDSFGEDILQTRLTDLTVEGVISLLERIDDMKPAMPKLSPVLRDNAINGRVLKHCDMPDLKSVLGLSFGHWELFRLLITTLRECERQPRKQNRPQPQVPAVEAPPVSAPMIKDVTDALMPPRESLSRKNSASHMEKQSKVHDYEYLQVTLEEQMICGTLQTLNEEAYEDVASSERPSPTEHDTPTGCGPAMTTALLTSASAMYTHQQQHQQQQQQQPQVQPPGRDSILKQQGSVKGDKRVSIQQSTSNSNNNNNNVKSATNVEYISEGAGSKVRLTTKPPAGPRPASLIITRNDSNSQFQLLRSSSVDYDDVEAQERRTTIRTTLLEQQEEDEAAPFVFTARK